One segment of Panicum virgatum strain AP13 chromosome 1K, P.virgatum_v5, whole genome shotgun sequence DNA contains the following:
- the LOC120653792 gene encoding uncharacterized protein LOC120653792, producing MTRSMHRTTIAFYVIVKLTFQVTMIGAEEVLGPSATNTYKTLIVQRALSATVGEDDNRQLHNLFNMFLIVKDCRVHTIIDGGSCNNLVNAEVVEKLGLTTWAHPHPYHIQWFNNNGKVRSVLGLAGFCRRFVRDFSTIAAPLHKLTKNGVPFLWGPAQQQAFDALKTKLTQAPLLQLLDFEKTFEPECDASRHWYWRSAHSRR from the exons ATGACGAGGTCGATGCACAGAACCACCATCGCCTTCTATGTAATCGTCAAG CTAACATTTCAGGTGACGATGATTGGTGCTGAGGAGGTTCTTGGTCCATCTGCGACCAACACCTATAAGACTTTGATTGTGCAGCGAGCTTTGAGTGCCACGGTTGGAGAGGACGACAACCGCCAACTTCACAACCTTTTCAACATGTTTCTCATCGTCAAGGATTGCCGTGTGCATACTATAATTGATGGTGGTAGCTGCAACAATTTGGTAAATGCTGAGGTGGTCGAGAAGCTTGGCTTGACCACGTGGGCACATCCCCATCCTTATCACATTCAATGGTTTAACAACAATGGTAAG GTTCGGAGTGTTCTTGGTCTTGCAGGTTTTTGTCGGCGTTTTGTGCGGGATTTTAGCACCATTGCAGCACCTCTCCACAAGTTGACAAAGAATGGAGTGCCGTTTCTATGGGGACCAGCACAACAACAAGCTTTTGATGCTCTTAAGACGAAGCTCACACAAGCACCATTGCTGCAACTTCTTGATTTTGAGAAGACCTTCGAGCCTGAGTGTGATGCGAGCAGGCATTGGTACTGGAGGAGTGCTCATTCAAGGAGGTAA